The Sporosarcina sp. Te-1 DNA window AATACGGTCTTCCATGGCAGGAAGACTTCAACCCGGTATTAATCGACTGATTGGAGGATTTGATGCAATGAAAGTGAATTTCAACCCTGCTGCAGTCCCCTCCCCTTCCTATGTCGTGGATGAGGCGTTGTTGATCAAGAATCTGGAAGTGATGAAGCATGTCATCGACCAGACAGGCTGTAAAATACTGTTGGCGCAAAAAGGCTTCTCCATGTTCTCCGTCTATCCGCTCATCGGCCAGTATTTGGACGGTGTGACGTCAAGCGGCGTTCTAGAAGCGAGACTCGGTTATGAGGAAATGGGCAAAGAGGTTCACACCTATGCACCCGCTTTTTCGGACCATGATTTTGATGCCATATTGAAATACTCGGATCACATCGTCTTCAACTCCTTCCGTCAGTGGGAGAAGTTCAGGGATCGGGTGCAAGCGAGTCCGAAGAACATCGAGTGCGGCATCCGGATCAATCCGGAGTATTCCGAAATTGAAGTGGATATGTATAACCCTTGTTTCGCTTACTCAAGATTTGGTGTCACAAAACAGCATTTCAAGGATGACCAGCTCGAAGGAATCGACGGGCTCCACTTCCATACGATGTGTGAACAGAACTCCGATACGCTGGAACGAACCGTCAAAGTTGTCGAAGAGAAATTCGGGGACTACCTGAAGGAGCTCAAATGGCTGAATTTCGGAGGCGGGCATCATATCACCCGGGAAGATTACGATGTCGATCGTTTAATCCGCACGATTAATTACGTAAAAGAAAAATATGATGTACAAGTATACTTGGAGCCTGGAGAAGCGGTCGCATTGAATACCGGCTTCCTTGTGGCGACTGTCTTGGATACTCTCGTTAACGGCATGCCGATCGCAATTCTGGATACATCCGCCTCCACGCATATGCCGGATGTGCTGGAAATGCCATACCGTCCTGAAATTGCCGGAGCCGGCAAACCGAATGAAAAAGCACACACGTACCGGCTTGGCGGACCGACTTGCCTGGCAGGCGATGTCATCGGAGACTATTCTTTCGATCAACCATTGAAACCAGGAGATAAACTAGTCTTTGGCGACATGGCTCACTATACGATGGTGAAAAACAATACATTCAACGGCATCAACCTGCCATCCATCGTCTTAAACACCGTGGAAGAAGGAATCAAAGTCATCAAACAGTTCGGATACGAGGACTTCAAGAACCGACTTTCCTGATCTCTTATTGAGTAGCCGTCTAAATCGCTTTCCATATCAGGAATTTGTGACATGACAATAAAAAGAGCATGGCATCCACTAAACGGGAGCCATGCTCTTTTTTGCTTCATTTTACTTCTGGCACTTATTCCTTTCCTGCATAGACAATCATTTCTTTATAGTATTTATTCATCGAAGAAGGGGAAACACCAAACCATTCCGCTATTTCCTTGACCGTCATGTCCAGCGGTTCGAAATAGCTGAAATCATTGCCGAAACGGATGGCACCGGCTGCGATGGCAACATCCTTCCGGGCATTTGGTTGTTGCTCAACCAAATAATCTTCCACCAAGTCAAGCAATTTCTCGGAATGGCGTTCATGCTCGTCGAGAAATTCCATGAAATGCGTAATGACCCCTACCTCAAAGTTGCTGAATTCCTCTCCTTCATACCCATTGGCAGCCAGCTTTTCCCAACAGTCAACCGCGTACTCTTTGAAAAACTCCTCTGTTGTTTTGGATGGATCCTCTTTGAATTGGGCCGTGATTTGTTCAAACACTTGCCCGTGATCTGTCGGGAAGAAAATCAAACTGGACACAGCTATATGTTGATTCCCTTCTTCTGTACCTTCCGGCAGGATGAAACAGTACAAATGCACGCCGACCGGTACCGGTTTTTCACTTTCCCGCCGTAATCTGATCCGCTCCCCATCTATTATCATATCCACCGTCAAGTAGCCTTCATCTACTTCCTCAACTCGTCCAATAAAGATCCGTGGCTGCTGCCATTGCGACAGTACACGCTGGACAGAGGGACGCAGCTGTTTCTTTTGTTGCTTATGTAAATAGGATTGCCAAATGTCCGGCCGATGATGGAAGAAAAATTCATCCAGGACAATTGCCTCAATCATTTCTTCTTGCAGCTGGCCGCCCAATCTGGATTTCCACATATTCGCAAGTTCCAGATACGCCGGTATATCGCGCCTTTCTGGATATTCATCATAGAAAGTCTGCAAAATTCGTTCCAATTCCTCGGCTTGCACTTCTTCAATCGAAATCGTCTCTTTCGATTCACAACACTTTTTATACTTTTTACCGCTGCCGCAAGGGCAAGGTTCATTTCGTCCTACCACTTTCATACACATCCTTTAAAAAATACGAACCCTTTCATTTTACCATTATAAAAAAAACAAGGCACTGAAACAATGTGGAAATGTTTCAATGCCCTTTCAATTCTATTACGTTCCGAATCAGGACTTCTTTAAAAAGGCCCCCAGTTCATGATGACTCCAATTGCCAGAAATATGATGCCGAGGACTGTCCAAATAAGAAGAAGCGGGAAGACAAATCGAATCCACTTTGTCCAGGCCACTCCTGCAATGGCCAAATTCGCCATTAGAATACCGGATGTCGGTGTGATGACATTCGTGAAGCCATCTCCCATTTTATACGCCTGGACCGCCACTTGCCGCGGAATTTCCATCAGATCCGCGAGCGGGGTCATAATTGGCATAACGATAACCGCTTGTCCGCTTCCAGATGATACGAGAATATTAAACAATTCATTTGCAATAAACATGACAATTGCCCCGCTGACGCTTGTGAATGGCGTCATGACACTGGCCATGCCTTGCACGATCGTATCAAGGATTTTTCCATTTTCCAATATGACAACAATGGAACGTGCCATACCAATAATCATCGCACCGTAGACAAGGCCTTTAGCCCCTTCGAAAAATTCTTTTACGAGGCGGTTCGGTGTCAGTCGAGCAATTACCGCTGTCCCGACCGCTATGATGATAAAGATAGCCGCCATTTGATTCAAACCCCATCCGTATTTAAAAACACCAAATACATACAGGGCAATTCCTAATACAAGCCAGAGGAGGACCAACTTATGTATTCCCGTGATTCGCACTTCCTTATTCAACTCATCCCGTTCCTCCATCTTTGGGAATGGATTGTTGCCGAGCACACTCTTCATCGGATCCTTTTTAATCCGCTTGACGTACCAAGCCACATAGAGAATAGTGGACAGCAATATCGCTATGTAAATGACAACCCGATATCCGATACCCGAAAAGAGCGGCAACTGCGCGATTTGCTGGGCGGTCCCGGTCGTCAACGGATCTAAAAACGCCGTATTGAAGCCCGCGTAAGCACCTAAATAAATGATCGAAACACCGACAATTGCATCGAGTTTCATAGAACGGGCCAAGATAATGCCGATCGGGATAAAGGCAATGACTGCATTTACGATGATGCCTAGGGTTCCAAAGATTGAAAACAATACCATGACTATTGTAATTAACACGATTTCCTTGTTCTTTGTCTTTTCAATGGTCTTTAAAATGAGCGCATCAATTGCTCCCATCGATTCAATGACAGCAAAAGATCCGCCAATAATCAGAACGAGGAAAATCAATGGTGCAGAGGCAATCATTCCATCTTGGATGGCTAAGAACACATCCAACGGACTAGCTGATGAGGAATCGATTTGCTTGTAACTATCCGGCACAACGATTGTGACCCCATCCACCTCTTCCCTTTGAAATTCACCTGCCGGAATGATATACGTCAAGATTGCCATCAAGACGAGAATCATGAACAAGATAACATAAGCATCCGGTATCCCTAACTTCCCTTTTTTCTTCTCCACTCTACCACTCCATTCTAAATTGTTTTACTATTCCGTTGACTAACCATAGGATAAATCATATAATTTATTTTGACAACAATAAATTATATGATTTATTCTAAAGAAGGATTGGTATAGTTATGACGTACTACGCAAAAACAAAAAAAGAATATGAGCAACTGACGCCAGGACTAAAGAAGGTAGCTGAAGTATTGCTTCACAATCCCATTCTGTTTGCGACACATCCGGCAAAACAGATTGCCCAAGTGTTGGATGTAAGTGAAACGATGGTCGTCCGCTTCTCCAAGGCAATAGGATATGACGGATTCGGTTCTCTACAAGACGACGTCCAGCGCAGCCTATTGACGATTGGACCACCAGAAGAGGAAACTGCCGATAAACATCCTTTTAGTGTCGTAATGGAAAGCGACAGTAAAAATATCATTCAAATTGCAGACAGCTTAGAATGGGACGTTGCGGAGAAGATTGTCGAATGTCTAGTTGCGGCAGATACCATCAAAGTGGTCGGTTATTATCAATCGTTTGCATACGCTCACTGGTTTACTGTCCTGTTGAACACACTTTTAGGAAATACAGCACTGTATCGACCTGAAACAGATATTGGCATCACAAAACAAGGAAACAATCATTGTGTCGTCATCTTCTCTTATTACCGTTATGCGTTAGGGACAATTCGTTTAGCTGAAGAAGCTCGACAAAACGGGAATGAAGTGATTTTGATCACCGACTCCCTTTCGTCGCCAGTAGTGGAATATGGAGATCATACACTTGTCATTCCGATTGCCCAAAAATCCGTCTTGGAAAAAGGGCCCGTCACCTTTTCTGTGTTAAATAGTCTGCTATTGCATATCGCACAACGGATCGGCAAGCTGGACCTCATCAATCCGACAAACAATTATTATATAAAATAACTCATAGGGGGTTTTTCATTTGACAGAACAAATTAAGGAACAGGTGCTGGACACATTTAATCATTTGCACGCAAATCCTGAGCTGAGCTGGGAAGAAGTGAATACAACAGCTTACATTAAAGAAAAGCTGGAGGAAGCGGGCTGCGCTGTTACTGCATTTGACGATTGTACAGGTGTTTTCGGCGACATAGGAAATTTCTCAGGAAATGTGCCGATTATCGCAGTTCGGGCTGATATGGATGCTTTGTGGCAAGAAGTCGACGGGGAAATGAAAGCGAATCATTCTTGCGGCCATGATGCTCACATGACGATGGTATTAGGCGTCCTATGGAACGTGAAAGAGCAGCCGGATATCTTGGAGCGGATCGGTATCCGATTCATCTTCCAGCCAGCAGAAGAAGTTGGCAGCGGCGCATTGAAACTTGTCGAAAAAGGAGCCGTTGACAATGTCGATTTTTATTACGGCATCCATCTGCGACCCTATCAAGAAACAGAGAACGGAAAAGCGGCTCCGGCAATCATCCACGGTGCCACTGGATCAATTGAATTCGAAATTCGGGGAGATGACGCCCATGGGGCACGCCCGCATCTCACCCATAACGCTGTTGAAATCGGCACCTATATCGTCAACGCCATCCATACGATCCATCTTGACCCGAACGTTGCCCATTCGGCAAAGGTGACACGCTTCCTTGCAGGCGGACGAAATACAAACATCATCCCGGGGAACGCCTCTCTGGCGGTTGATCTGCGGGCACAACAGAATGACGCCATGGAACTGCTCGTTAAACGGATACATGATATTTTGGAGTCTGCCCGTTCCTTGTTTAACGTGACGATTACTATTACAGAAGATAGCAGCATCGCAGCGGCTGAAGTCCATCCCGAGGCTGAGGAGATGGCTAAAAAAGCGATTACAGCTGTTTTAGGCGAAGAGAATACAACGGAACCGATCATCACCCCGGGTGGAGACGATTTTCATTTTTACACGATCAAAAAGCCGCACCTAAAAGCGACGATGGTCGGACTGGGCTGTGGTCTTCAGCCGGGCCTGCACCATCCGAACATGACATTCGAACATGACGCCATGTTTAATGGTATCCAAGTACTTACGAAGATACTTGAACTCCATGCGAAAGGGGATAATGAAGCATGAAATCCGTAACGATCAAAGAAGTCATTCTCCATCACATAAACGTATCGCTCATCGCTCCTTTCACGACAAGCTTTGGCACAATGCAACATAAAGATGTCTGTCTGGTGGAAGTGATTGACGAATCAGGGCTGTCCGGATGGGGTGAAACGGTAACGAGCGACGAGCCATACTATAATGAGGAAACAACCTTTACCGCTGTTTATATGCTGAAGGAATTCTTGATTCCACGCGTCATCCATAAGGAAATCAAACATGCCGAGGACGTTCATGATATGTTGCAATTCGTTCGTCGCAACAACATAGCGAAAGCCGCTATCGAAACTGCAATCTGGGATGTCTTTGCCAAAAAGAACGGCCAGCCGATCGGAGAACTGCTCGGTGGCCGGAAACACGAAATCGAAGTCGGGAAAAGTATCGGTATTCAAAAGGACCCAGAGGCTCTTGTCGAAAAGGTACGGGAATATGTCGAAGAAGGCTTCCGGAAAATAAAAGTAAAAATCAAGCCTGGCGCGGATATTGACTATATCGCCGCCGTCCGGAAAGCGTTTCCTGATATCCCGTTGATGGCCGATGCAAACTCCGCCTATACGCTAGCTGACATTGATTATCTAAGACAGCTTGACCGCTTCCAGCTCATGATGATCGAGCAGCCACTGGCACATGATGATATTATCGACCATGCCTCTTTGCAAAAGGAACTGCAAACCCCAATCTGCCTGGATGAAAGCATCCATACACTGGAGGATGCCAGAAAGGCGATTGAGCTTGGCAGTTGTAAAATTATCAATATCAAAATTGGCCGGGTTGGCGGGCTGACGGAATCGAAACGAATACATGATCTTTGTGAGGCGAATGACATTGCCGTCTGGTGCGG harbors:
- a CDS encoding MurR/RpiR family transcriptional regulator translates to MTYYAKTKKEYEQLTPGLKKVAEVLLHNPILFATHPAKQIAQVLDVSETMVVRFSKAIGYDGFGSLQDDVQRSLLTIGPPEEETADKHPFSVVMESDSKNIIQIADSLEWDVAEKIVECLVAADTIKVVGYYQSFAYAHWFTVLLNTLLGNTALYRPETDIGITKQGNNHCVVIFSYYRYALGTIRLAEEARQNGNEVILITDSLSSPVVEYGDHTLVIPIAQKSVLEKGPVTFSVLNSLLLHIAQRIGKLDLINPTNNYYIK
- a CDS encoding M20 peptidase aminoacylase family protein, coding for MTEQIKEQVLDTFNHLHANPELSWEEVNTTAYIKEKLEEAGCAVTAFDDCTGVFGDIGNFSGNVPIIAVRADMDALWQEVDGEMKANHSCGHDAHMTMVLGVLWNVKEQPDILERIGIRFIFQPAEEVGSGALKLVEKGAVDNVDFYYGIHLRPYQETENGKAAPAIIHGATGSIEFEIRGDDAHGARPHLTHNAVEIGTYIVNAIHTIHLDPNVAHSAKVTRFLAGGRNTNIIPGNASLAVDLRAQQNDAMELLVKRIHDILESARSLFNVTITITEDSSIAAAEVHPEAEEMAKKAITAVLGEENTTEPIITPGGDDFHFYTIKKPHLKATMVGLGCGLQPGLHHPNMTFEHDAMFNGIQVLTKILELHAKGDNEA
- a CDS encoding YfcC family protein: MEKKKGKLGIPDAYVILFMILVLMAILTYIIPAGEFQREEVDGVTIVVPDSYKQIDSSSASPLDVFLAIQDGMIASAPLIFLVLIIGGSFAVIESMGAIDALILKTIEKTKNKEIVLITIVMVLFSIFGTLGIIVNAVIAFIPIGIILARSMKLDAIVGVSIIYLGAYAGFNTAFLDPLTTGTAQQIAQLPLFSGIGYRVVIYIAILLSTILYVAWYVKRIKKDPMKSVLGNNPFPKMEERDELNKEVRITGIHKLVLLWLVLGIALYVFGVFKYGWGLNQMAAIFIIIAVGTAVIARLTPNRLVKEFFEGAKGLVYGAMIIGMARSIVVILENGKILDTIVQGMASVMTPFTSVSGAIVMFIANELFNILVSSGSGQAVIVMPIMTPLADLMEIPRQVAVQAYKMGDGFTNVITPTSGILMANLAIAGVAWTKWIRFVFPLLLIWTVLGIIFLAIGVIMNWGPF
- the menC gene encoding o-succinylbenzoate synthase, with product MKSVTIKEVILHHINVSLIAPFTTSFGTMQHKDVCLVEVIDESGLSGWGETVTSDEPYYNEETTFTAVYMLKEFLIPRVIHKEIKHAEDVHDMLQFVRRNNIAKAAIETAIWDVFAKKNGQPIGELLGGRKHEIEVGKSIGIQKDPEALVEKVREYVEEGFRKIKVKIKPGADIDYIAAVRKAFPDIPLMADANSAYTLADIDYLRQLDRFQLMMIEQPLAHDDIIDHASLQKELQTPICLDESIHTLEDARKAIELGSCKIINIKIGRVGGLTESKRIHDLCEANDIAVWCGGMLETGVGRALNIQLTTLANFTIPGDTAPSSHYWAEDIVTPEITMDRGIIHVPSGSGIGYEIDRAKLAKVLLRTEKITSAENSHPIPS
- a CDS encoding YecA family protein, producing the protein MVGRNEPCPCGSGKKYKKCCESKETISIEEVQAEELERILQTFYDEYPERRDIPAYLELANMWKSRLGGQLQEEMIEAIVLDEFFFHHRPDIWQSYLHKQQKKQLRPSVQRVLSQWQQPRIFIGRVEEVDEGYLTVDMIIDGERIRLRRESEKPVPVGVHLYCFILPEGTEEGNQHIAVSSLIFFPTDHGQVFEQITAQFKEDPSKTTEEFFKEYAVDCWEKLAANGYEGEEFSNFEVGVITHFMEFLDEHERHSEKLLDLVEDYLVEQQPNARKDVAIAAGAIRFGNDFSYFEPLDMTVKEIAEWFGVSPSSMNKYYKEMIVYAGKE
- the nspC gene encoding carboxynorspermidine decarboxylase → MKVNFNPAAVPSPSYVVDEALLIKNLEVMKHVIDQTGCKILLAQKGFSMFSVYPLIGQYLDGVTSSGVLEARLGYEEMGKEVHTYAPAFSDHDFDAILKYSDHIVFNSFRQWEKFRDRVQASPKNIECGIRINPEYSEIEVDMYNPCFAYSRFGVTKQHFKDDQLEGIDGLHFHTMCEQNSDTLERTVKVVEEKFGDYLKELKWLNFGGGHHITREDYDVDRLIRTINYVKEKYDVQVYLEPGEAVALNTGFLVATVLDTLVNGMPIAILDTSASTHMPDVLEMPYRPEIAGAGKPNEKAHTYRLGGPTCLAGDVIGDYSFDQPLKPGDKLVFGDMAHYTMVKNNTFNGINLPSIVLNTVEEGIKVIKQFGYEDFKNRLS